DNA sequence from the Nicotiana tomentosiformis chromosome 3, ASM39032v3, whole genome shotgun sequence genome:
TAATTTGATTAAGTTTGTCTTGACATGGAGTTATGTTCAAAGAGTTCAAATTTGGAGTGCTAAGATGAACGCGTATAAGGGGAAATATCTTAACACCCATGTTATGAGAATTGAGAATTATGGAAAACATTTTTCTGTAGAGATACGGCCTTGGATCACGGGAATTTCTAATAATAGTAGAGGCTAAAATAAGAGCTGTAAGCAATTAATTAAGTAATCTCAGCCAAATACAATTATAGCCATGCTTCCTTAACATTTTCAACACCACACAACTCATACATTACCATTCAAGGATAAAAACAATTTTCTATTAATTGAAGTTATATGGTTGAGTGTGCGAATAAAGTCTAAGATTGGtagttaaaaataaaagaaaattacataAGGCAGTGTCGAGATACTCTAAATTGTGTGAGCCCTATTATTAAAAACAGTACAAGATCAGGCCAAAGGAGCAATATTTATCGCATCATGTTAAGATTATCTTTGAGCTGGCTTAATATCCGAGCCTATAGTGGTGTGATCGTATGGGGCTCGGTTTGATTGCTTTCCCGGAGCTTCGAGACGTACACACAAAAAGAAGCTTGTTTGTGGGCTTCAGAAAGTATCAATACTTGGACGATGTGGGTGGGGTACACAGTGTTGATGATGAACTTAATCCCAGAGGCTTGGTGATGAGTCATGTGGAACTTAAGTAGTTCGAGGGAAAGTTTATTAGATTTGCGAACAAAGTCTCGTATTAGTaactagaaaaaaaaaacaaaagaaatattCTTATGGTATGAGATATTTTAGAAAAAATTATGCGGGCTTGAACCAAATCGGACAATTTTACGCTATGTTGATTCAAGACTCTCTTCGGAGGGAATTATTTACTACAAATATATGCTAATAGTAGCTTCAATTAGTTGGTACGTCTATAATTGTTTATGTGCAGCGGTCAGCCTTGTTACAAGTACAAATAGACACCGTTACTACTACAATTCAACATCCTCTTCAGAATTAAACTCCTTTTCTCATTAGTAGGCAGCAAATATTTCAACTTTAGCATTGTTGACATGGCTTCCAAAGCTCAGGCCTCAGTCACCCTTTTCCTGTCACCGAATCTCCTCTTCTTTGCTCTTGTTACTGGAAACCATTGTGACACTTGCCATAACACTGGTGATGGAGATTCTGGAAAAGGCAGTGGTGCTTGCAATGGCAGTGGAGCTGGAAATGGGCAAGGCAGGTGCCCGAGAGATGCTCTGAAGTTGGGTGTATGTGCAAACATAGTTGGTGGATTGGTGGGAGCGATAGTGGGTTCTCCTCCAACTTTGCCGTGCTGCAGCTTGATCGCGGGGCTGGCGGATTTAGAGGCGGCAGTTTGTTTGTGCACAGCCATAAGAGCAAATGTGCTGGGAATAAATCTGAACGTGCCCCTCCCTTAGCCTCGTTCTCAACAAGTGTCGCTACTAAAAACAACTGTCAAAAAGCGTCTAGAATAACCGACTGAAATCGATAGGAATAGAATAGAAACCGACCAATTTATGACCATTTTCAATTCGTCGAAAAAAGAATGGTCGCAATTGAGGAGCGACCGCAGTCGGTCGGTAATTGTCAACACACTTTGACCAAGTTATCTCACACAAAATAATCTTACCGACCGaatttggtcggtatttttgaaaatagttttaattatttttaaattaccgACCGACGTCGGTcagaattttaattatttatttttttaaattgttcaattccgaccgattttggtcagaattattaaaatatttaaaatttaaaataaaaaatttcgacCGCAGTCGGTcggtattattaaaatatttaatatttaaaataaaaaatttcgaccgaagtcggtcggtaaaTTTAAATTTCTGGCAAATCAAATGAACATTTccgacttcggtcggtaggcGGTCGATTTTCTGGGTATTTGTTTGGCAGAATACAGCTGTTTTACAGCTGCACCACCTACCAACAACCAATCacctataatggcagcattacattaTTGTCATTcaaccaataacaataacaataacagcaATAACTACAATAAcgataacaataataacaataataataacaataacaacaacaataacaactatcaaaACTATATTATTAACAAAACATCATCTCCATCTCCACTAAACTATATTAACAAAACATCATACCCAACCACAAAACGTTTCACAAGTTAAAAATTCAAACatcattcaatgagtgttttgtacTACATCATCGCCATCCCCACTACTAGAACCTTCATCGAcggcatggttcgaaggatcaAGACGAGAAGGAGACATATCTGGGGAAGGCTCACAAGACCGGGGAATGGgaaaagcaccactagcaagaagattggtcAACTGACTTTGAGGGAcattaaattgttggtccctcttttctagTTGTACTTGAGGGGTATCAAATTATTTATCTCTCTTTTGTTCTATAgtctttgtctcttcaagctctaGTGTCAGCTTTGTGATCCGTCCCTTTACCTTGCAATTCAGCCTTGTAGCGTcgaaatgatctctctggaaggccgtatgctatcccctttttaggaccactGACAACATCCAATTATATCTTCTACGCTTCTTCGTCTGAAAGGggtggtcgctcgccttgctcattcggtggcaagctctaAGTGTACTCCTCCAAATTAGTCTTGTCGAGActctttatttagaagatagaaaattattaattatataatattataaacactaatttcaagttatagtagttatgaaacttacatatgtagtctccgcccggtcctcgacccatccAGTTGGATCTttcggtgccttcttcttccggataTGAGTCTCtatgaagaactcatcatgagtcatcttcctcccatatttttttttctacgaatataataaaacatgttaactaaattaaaatatataaatatagttcaataaaaatagaattaaatattttaaggaattaccagtagTCTCCTCGCAGTCCCCATATTTCTTGCACTCACACAGTGCAAGGAGCaacccttctcagatgctcgaGCCTTCTTTCCCTGTTCACTCCTCTTCTCGAATTTCTCAGTAGTCCACTGCCTCAACAAATCCTCCCATATGtgcggtagaacccatgaaggtTTCTTTCTCTTATTCCAAGCAGAACAGAAGGAATCAGATAGTCTCTTATGACATTTGAACTTTAAATTTGCAAGAATGTCACTGTTATTTCGGTCCTACCAGGCACACTTAGTATGCAAATGAAGTGTGTAGCGTTAGATGAATTATTGTTAgtataatgcttaaatagataaaaattgtattaaaaccttaaattggttaAAAATTTACTCCACGAGCTCCGGTGGAAATTTACTCCAAGTCACATAGGGAGCATCAtacaaacggactagagcatcagTAATTATCTTTGTAGTTCGATGACTAGGTATGGACCTGGaacatagcaattacattaaataaacaagactagTAGTATaatttagaaaaaataaaaaattaataaataaatcttacacATTGCCTTTAGGCCTGATAATTATCTTATGATAACGATTATACTGCACTTCCTCTAGATCATCATCCTCCGATGAATCTGAAGCAAGCGTAGAAGGGGAGGCATCTAGCTCAGTGCTACTATCCCGAAGGCGAAGTCTAGAAATGCTAGGAGATGAACTCGGTGGAGAGGGAGACGGGGTCGCTCATGAAGATGGATGTGATCTAGACCCCTGCTGCAATCCATACCACTGATGCGATCCGGGtggctgaaatctagatggatgcgatccaGCTGGTGGTGAAGCAAATGGAGCAGAAGACGGACGTATCACTACATGGCCCTGTGACTACTGACTCGATGGACCTATGTAACTATATGCATGATCATGTGGAGGAAGCGGGGTCATCTAGTTAACTCATAAGGCTAATGAAAGAATCCATtcccgcttgagaaatattggtatctgatttgatacttaataatctaactgcaacagacaactGAGAATGCATACACCCTTCCCTTAGTGGACGACTAGCGGCCTCTAACTATTCATAAAAATGTTTTGCTTCTTCGTTATGAggttgttcaacactttcatgggtttcaaaatcgaagtgcatcccaaaactatccgcaaccatttcatggtatctaggatgttgaacgctattctccaccgacctactactttcaccaacaattACGTTATGAAATGCACCGATTGTACCATCAacctctccatgactagtccacacaaaataattatctaTAAATCCCTTTCTATAAAGATGAGTCGTAACATCCTCCGAACCCAAAAAATTCAAACACTTGCACTTCGTACAAGTACACCTAATCATCCTCCAATCCGAAAcggttcaagtgacattgcatgcctaataaattccttaaccccttctataaattcctccctaaaaaactgacgattaggataattcttattatacatccaactacgatattgTATCTATataaagaacaaataaattaCTGTCACAGCCCAAAATCCACCtactcgtgatggcacctaacccaactcgtcaggtaagtcaattaacaattatccaatttaaatgagatttattaagagaagatattataataaaactgcttttatacaagaattcccaaggattggtagtaaaaatcataagcttctaagatttagaatttacaaagccggtatgaaataaagtacatcatctgtttgaaatttacatgaacagatttaaattctaaagctaccaagatcaagaggcagctatgaccggaatgcaggtacatcttcaaattcagcTCCCACCATGCACAGTAACACAGCATctaacatctgcatgcaaggtgcagaagtgtagtatgagtacaactgaccacatgtactcaataagtaacaaacctagccttaggttgaaagtagtgacgagatggaacaaaggtcggagtccaacaccaatagccaacaaaaTTTCATAACatataataaaagtgataaaagaagtaactaaGAGATATAGTGCTCAACTCGTTCATAgttccggaaaataggcatgcttttcaagtatgtctgtgaaaacccaaatattttaccgaaattacaaaaatatgagtacgtttgtaaaactgtaatttttcccaaaactttcaacatgtaaatgtttcattttcaaatggatgcctacatgtcaatgtgtatgtgaagtcagaCACAATGTCGTATAGTATGAGGaagatgcatctctatgcctgtatgtcaagtatgcatgtctaatgcaatgcaactcaatgataaaaccatatgcatactctcagagtatcaattcactcagtccttccagtcactcaatcctcacagtcactcagtcctcccaatcactcggcactcgcactcgcactcagtaggtacctgcgctcactggaggtatgtacagactccggagaggctcctttagcccaggcgctataacaagtcaatcatggcataaatcaataaaacatgttgcggcgtgcagccctatCCCATCATAAAACAATAATACCttctgcggcgtgcatcccgatcccatcaatatcctcaccatcaggccctcggcctcactcagtcatcaatctctccagtctcccgggcttacaatgtcatgaaaatcagcccaaaatgatgatgtgatgtatcaataaaaggtaacagagactaagatatgatatgcaaattaaTGCGTATGACTGAGCATGTAATGGCAAtgaaagcaaataactcaacaatagaaatgacctagtgggtcccaacaggataagcatatagcctagtcatggtttctaacatggatcatagctcaattactctcgcacg
Encoded proteins:
- the LOC104089946 gene encoding 14 kDa proline-rich protein DC2.15-like; amino-acid sequence: MASKAQASVTLFLSPNLLFFALVTGNHCDTCHNTGDGDSGKGSGACNGSGAGNGQGRCPRDALKLGVCANIVGGLVGAIVGSPPTLPCCSLIAGLADLEAAVCLCTAIRANVLGINLNVPLP